Proteins encoded within one genomic window of Cucumis sativus cultivar 9930 chromosome 3, Cucumber_9930_V3, whole genome shotgun sequence:
- the LOC101210827 gene encoding tyrosine-protein phosphatase RLPH2, with product MSHSDQIPAKTRVVCCIGDVHGYITKLQNLWSNLESSIHPSDFNSALIIFLGDYCDRGSNTREVIDFLVNLPSKYPNQKHVFLAGNHDFAFAAFLGILPPPADGSPFSDTWTQFEASEEREGWFRGEGYENMHVQGRRWAGKITVKTNLAKGTDYQGSIYDAGPTFESYGVPHGSADLVKAVPDEHKKFLSNMAWVHEEDDVCLDTEDGIKHYKLIAVHAGLERGKDVQEQLNSLKAKDTKVPKIECLSGRRNVWDIPKELSEKPTMVVSGHHGKLHIDGLRLIIDEGGGLQDRPVAAVVLPPMKIVRDTDNMKQ from the exons ATGTCGCATTCCGATCAAATTCCAGCTAAAACTAGAGTAGTCTGCTGCATCGGCGACGTCCATGGATATATCACCAAGCTCCAAAACTTATGGTCCAACCTCGAGTCCTCAATCCACCCATCGGATTTCAATTCCGCCCTCATAATCTTCTTGGGCGATTACTGCGACAGGGGATCAAATACCCGAGAAGTTATTGATTTCTTGGTTAATTTACCTTCCAAATACCCAAACCAGAAGCACGTCTTCCTCGCCGGTAATCACGATTTCGCTTTCGCCGCTTTCCTCGGAATTTTGCCTCCTCCCGCCGATGGGTCGCCGTTTTCGGATACGTGGACGCAGTTCGAGGCGAGCGAAGAGCGAGAAGGGTGGTTCAGAGGTGAGGGGTATGAGAATATGCATGTGCAAGGGAGGAGATGGGCGGGGAAAATTACGGTCAAAACCAATTTGGCTAAAGGAACTGATTATCAGGGTTCCATTTATGATGCTGGACCAACATTTGAGTCCTATGGTGTTCCTCATGGTTCTGCTG ATTTGGTCAAGGCAGTGCCTGATGAGCACAAGAAGTTCCTTTCCAATATGGCTTGGGTCCATGAAGAG GATGATGTCTGTTTGGACACAGAGGATGGCATTAAACACTATAAATTGATTGCTGTCCATGCTGGTTTGGAGAGAGGGAAAGATGTTCAAGAGCAGCTGAATTCTTTGAAAGCCAAAGACACCAAAGTGCCCAAGATAGAGTGCTTAAGCGGGAGGAGAAATGTCTGGGATATTCCAAAA GAACTATCTGAGAAGCCAACAATGGTTGTAAGTGGACACCATGGAAAACTTCATATTGATGGCTTAAGACTCATCATTGATGAAGGTGGCGGACTGCAAGATAGGCCTGTAGCTGCAGTTGTGCTTCCGCCGATGAAAATTGTGCGTGATACTGATAACATGAAACAGTAA